Proteins from a genomic interval of Schistosoma mansoni strain Puerto Rico chromosome 6, complete genome:
- a CDS encoding putative 60s ribosomal protein L24: MKLEVCSYSGFKVYPGHGKRAIRIDGRGFYFINKKCERSHFLKRNPREISWTVLYRRKYKKGISEELVKKRTKRVTKSARGIAGASLAEIMAKRNQKPEVRKAMRDQAIRAAKEKQKQKEMEKKVKKVEKKKPQVAPSKQKATKITQKAAPRVGGKR, from the exons ATGAA gTTAGAAGTGTGCTCTTACAGTGGTTTTAAAGTTTATCCGGGACATGGAAAACGCGCTATCCGTATCGATGGTCGTGGGTTTTACTTCATAAACAAAAAATGTGAACGGTCTCATTTCTTAAAGCGTAATCCGCGTGAAATCAGCTGGACGGTGCTCTACCGAAGGAAGTACAAAAAAGGGATAAGTGAAGAGCTGGTAAAAAAGCGAACTAAACGTGTAACCAAGAGTGCTCGAGGTATTGCAGGAGCAAGTCTGGCTGAAATCATGGCTAAACGCAATCAAAAGCCAGAAGTTCGTAAAGCGATGCGTGACCAAGCCATACG TGCagctaaagaaaaacaaaagcaAAAAGAAATGGAGAAAAAGGTGAAGAAGGTCGAAAAGAAAAAGCCCCAAGTAgctccttcaaaacaaaaagCTACCAAGATTACTCAAAAGGCTGCTCCTAGAGTTGGTGGAAAGCGTTAA
- a CDS encoding putative 60s ribosomal protein L24 — protein sequence MKLEVCSYSGFKVYPGHGKRAIRIDGRGFYFINKKCERSHFLKRNPREISWTVLYRRKYKKGISEELVKKRTKRVTKSARGIAGASLAEIMAKRNQKPEVRKAMRDQAIR from the exons ATGAA gTTAGAAGTGTGCTCTTACAGTGGTTTTAAAGTTTATCCGGGACATGGAAAACGCGCTATCCGTATCGATGGTCGTGGGTTTTACTTCATAAACAAAAAATGTGAACGGTCTCATTTCTTAAAGCGTAATCCGCGTGAAATCAGCTGGACGGTGCTCTACCGAAGGAAGTACAAAAAAGGGATAAGTGAAGAGCTGGTAAAAAAGCGAACTAAACGTGTAACCAAGAGTGCTCGAGGTATTGCAGGAGCAAGTCTGGCTGAAATCATGGCTAAACGCAATCAAAAGCCAGAAGTTCGTAAAGCGATGCGTGACCAAGCCATACGGTAA